In the genome of Cryptomeria japonica chromosome 8, Sugi_1.0, whole genome shotgun sequence, one region contains:
- the LOC131044831 gene encoding early light-induced protein 1, chloroplastic — protein sequence MAAMASMMMKAPAALNCGAVKRNSVGQITRLPNSSLQVKCMAAKDPKETSSTEGVSPSRSTKVSTKFGDLFAFSGPAPEIINGRAAMLGFVSAIAVEVASGRDLLSQLNSGGLSWFALTAGLMTVGTLVPLFNGISRESTSQPIFSSTAEMWNGRFAMLGLLALAFTEYVKGGPLV from the exons ATGGCGGCCATggcttcaatgatgatgaaagcaCCCGCAGCCCTTAACTGCGGAGCAGTCAAAAGGAATAGTGTGGGTCAGATCACTAGATTGCCCAACAGTAGCCTCCAAGTCAAGTGCATGGCTGCAAAG GATCCAAAGGAAACGTCCTCTACTGAAGGCGTTTCTCCTTCACGCTCTACAAAG GTGAGCACGAAATTTGGCGACCTGTTTGCGTTTTCAGGGCCTGCGCCGGAGATAATCAATGGAAGGGCGGCCATGTTGGGGTTCGTGTCGGCCATTGCAGTGGAGGTGGCCAGCGGAAGAGATTTGTTGTCGCAATTGAATAGTGGAGGACTCTCGTGGTTTGCGTTAACTGCAGGATTAATGACGGTGGGGACACTGGTGCCCCTGTTCAATGGAATATCGAGGGAGAGCACGTCGCAGCCAATATTTTCATCCACAGCAGAAATGTGGAATGGGCGGTTTGCTATGCTCGGCCTCCTCGCATTGGCTTTCACTGAATACGTCAAGGGTGGACCGCTTGTATAA